From a region of the Paenibacillus lutimineralis genome:
- the pgmB gene encoding beta-phosphoglucomutase, with translation MKLEAVIFDLDGVITDTAEYHYVAWKQLGESIGIPFDRDFNETLKGISRGESLERILRLGGKENDYTEEEKAELARQKNEHYVSLLVNLTPADTYPGIVSLLTDLNAQGIPAVIASASKNAPQILRSLEIDNLFRYVVHPDSVKRGKPAPDLFLRGAEEVGANPEHCVGIEDATAGVEAIKAAGMKAVGIGEAEALKAAGADIVLPNTSGLNVDLLNSLL, from the coding sequence ATGAAGCTGGAAGCAGTTATTTTCGATCTTGATGGTGTCATTACCGATACTGCGGAATACCATTATGTAGCTTGGAAGCAGCTGGGCGAATCGATCGGAATTCCGTTCGACCGTGACTTTAACGAGACGCTGAAGGGAATTAGCCGCGGTGAATCACTGGAGCGAATCTTGCGACTGGGTGGAAAGGAGAACGATTATACAGAGGAAGAGAAGGCGGAGCTGGCTCGGCAAAAGAATGAACATTATGTCTCATTGCTGGTTAATCTTACTCCAGCCGACACTTATCCTGGTATCGTATCATTGCTGACTGATTTGAATGCCCAAGGCATTCCGGCCGTCATCGCTTCGGCAAGCAAGAATGCGCCGCAAATATTGCGTTCGCTGGAGATCGACAATCTGTTCCGCTATGTCGTTCATCCGGATTCTGTGAAGCGCGGCAAACCAGCGCCAGATCTGTTCCTGCGCGGCGCCGAGGAGGTTGGAGCCAACCCGGAGCATTGCGTAGGTATCGAGGACGCAACAGCCGGAGTTGAAGCCATCAAAGCAGCCGGAATGAAGGCGGTCGGCATCGGTGAAGCCGAAGCATTGAAGGCAGCTGGCGCCGATATTGTGCTCCCGAACACATCGGGATTGAATGTGGACCTGTTGAACTCTTTATTGTAA
- a CDS encoding glycoside hydrolase family 65 protein translates to MLNYNKKLPDGASDWVVTEENFQTLALGKCEAVMALGNGYMGLRSAAEESYVGEKRNLFVNGTFNRFDEFEVSELPNAADVTGLDIRVDGKRFTLEQGEITEYSRSLNLRDAELVRSFIWTNAEGKKLEFTFRRFVSLDRLHLIGMKLDIKSLSGSVKVSIASGIDAQVSNSGSQHFHEGEKRIYDKKYLELIQTTTESKVDFVIGAAHRLKLDGQEIENSPAMEIDRRKVAVAYSVDLQEGQSLSFEKVATVHTSRDLAYAQDYSLPAMREHALGDLKSVYAAGYDALFQDHASAWAKVWNEYGITIESKNSFDLLALRFALYHMVVMTPAHDRRMGIGAKGLSGEGYKGHSFWDTEIFILPFYIYSNPKTARSLLEYRYLGLEGARRKAKENGYAGAMYPWEAAWPSDGEVTPVWGAVDIVTGEQTKIWSGFIEQHITSDIVYAVWHYYRATGDEDFMERYGYEMIFDTAIFWASRLEWDEAEGRYEINEVVGPDEYKEHVDNNAFTNYMAHFNIELAMQYYSKLETERPELFKHYDELLNLKEARKVWESKLDLIYLPQPNENRIIPQDDTYLQKEIIDLTPYKDQEKVGSIFNDYNLDQVGNMQISKQADIMMLFFLLENKFAPEVKLANYEYYEEKTLHDSSLSLSTHSILASDFGDKELAYHLFKRAAEIDLGPKIHSSDAGIHAASLGGIWECVVMGFAGVRMLDGQLHLAPKLPDHWEKLSFPLHWQGKPLEISITPQQISITNTASEPVQLFVNGELQVVQDTAIF, encoded by the coding sequence ATGCTAAATTACAACAAGAAACTGCCGGACGGAGCGTCGGATTGGGTAGTAACGGAGGAGAACTTCCAGACTCTTGCGCTCGGAAAGTGCGAAGCTGTAATGGCTTTAGGCAACGGCTATATGGGACTTCGTTCCGCTGCTGAAGAATCCTATGTTGGAGAGAAGCGCAATTTGTTCGTGAACGGTACCTTTAACCGTTTCGATGAATTTGAAGTAAGTGAACTGCCGAATGCGGCCGATGTTACTGGTCTAGATATCCGAGTTGACGGCAAGAGATTCACATTGGAACAAGGAGAAATAACGGAATACAGCCGCAGTTTGAATCTGCGCGATGCAGAGCTGGTTCGTTCCTTCATTTGGACCAATGCGGAAGGCAAGAAGCTGGAATTTACATTCCGCAGATTCGTATCGTTGGATCGATTGCATCTGATCGGAATGAAGCTGGATATCAAATCATTGAGCGGCTCGGTCAAAGTGTCGATTGCATCGGGTATCGATGCTCAGGTGAGCAATAGCGGAAGCCAGCATTTCCATGAGGGCGAGAAACGGATTTATGATAAGAAATATCTGGAGCTGATCCAGACGACGACGGAATCCAAGGTTGATTTTGTTATCGGAGCTGCACATCGGTTAAAATTGGATGGCCAAGAAATCGAGAATAGCCCGGCAATGGAGATTGATCGCCGCAAGGTGGCAGTCGCTTACAGCGTAGATCTTCAGGAAGGGCAAAGCCTCAGCTTCGAGAAGGTGGCAACGGTTCATACAAGCCGCGACCTAGCTTATGCGCAAGATTACAGCTTGCCGGCTATGAGAGAACATGCTCTCGGCGACTTGAAGAGCGTGTACGCCGCAGGTTACGATGCACTGTTCCAAGATCATGCCTCAGCTTGGGCAAAGGTATGGAATGAATATGGAATCACAATCGAATCGAAGAATTCCTTTGACCTTCTGGCATTGCGTTTTGCTCTGTATCACATGGTAGTTATGACTCCGGCCCATGATCGGAGAATGGGAATTGGAGCGAAAGGTCTTAGTGGTGAAGGCTACAAAGGTCATTCCTTCTGGGATACAGAAATTTTCATCCTGCCATTCTATATTTACAGCAATCCGAAGACGGCGCGTTCGCTGTTGGAATACCGTTATCTGGGCCTTGAAGGCGCACGCCGCAAAGCGAAGGAGAACGGTTATGCCGGAGCGATGTATCCATGGGAAGCCGCTTGGCCATCCGATGGTGAAGTGACACCGGTATGGGGCGCGGTTGATATTGTGACAGGAGAGCAGACGAAGATCTGGTCCGGATTTATCGAGCAGCATATTACATCCGATATCGTCTATGCCGTATGGCATTACTACCGGGCCACCGGAGATGAAGACTTCATGGAGCGCTATGGCTACGAGATGATCTTCGATACGGCAATATTCTGGGCAAGCCGACTGGAATGGGACGAGGCGGAAGGACGTTATGAGATTAACGAAGTTGTTGGTCCTGATGAATACAAAGAGCATGTAGACAACAACGCCTTCACGAATTATATGGCTCATTTCAATATCGAACTAGCAATGCAGTATTACAGCAAGCTGGAGACAGAGCGTCCTGAACTGTTCAAGCATTATGATGAATTGTTGAACTTGAAGGAAGCTCGGAAGGTATGGGAGAGCAAGCTGGATTTGATCTACCTTCCACAGCCAAATGAAAATCGGATTATTCCACAGGACGATACTTATTTGCAGAAAGAAATTATTGATCTGACTCCTTACAAGGATCAGGAAAAAGTGGGCAGCATATTTAACGACTACAACCTGGATCAGGTTGGTAACATGCAGATTTCGAAGCAAGCGGACATCATGATGCTGTTCTTCTTGCTAGAAAATAAATTCGCTCCTGAAGTGAAGCTGGCGAACTACGAATACTACGAAGAGAAGACGCTGCATGATTCATCGCTGTCACTCTCGACTCATTCGATTTTGGCCAGCGACTTCGGCGATAAAGAACTCGCTTATCATCTTTTCAAGAGAGCAGCTGAGATCGATCTGGGGCCGAAGATTCACTCATCGGATGCCGGTATTCATGCTGCATCGCTCGGCGGAATCTGGGAGTGTGTTGTAATGGGATTTGCCGGAGTAAGAATGCTGGATGGTCAGCTTCATTTGGCGCCTAAGCTTCCAGATCACTGGGAGAAATTAAGCTTCCCATTGCATTGGCAAGGCAAGCCGCTTGAAATCAGCATCACACCTCAGCAGATTTCGATAACAAACACTGCAAGCGAGCCAGTACAATTGTTCGTTAACGGCGAACTGCAGGTAGTCCAAGATACTGCTATTTTTTAA
- a CDS encoding ABC transporter substrate-binding protein, which produces MKKKLSITLAAVLSSVLLLSACSTGGNTANSGNSSAGNGGSKEKVHLTFTTWGDVNSSSSEQKLADEFNASHPNIEVKFEPVPGDGYATKLTTSLASGTAPDVFLIGEGDFYAYVDKGVVEPLDDYVAKDSSFDLKMYQQDLIDMERINDKLYYLPKDFNPLALWYNKRIFDEAGIAYPSDEWTWDDLIATAQKLTKQENNKYTQFGFNAGTWEYPIYTYLWAYGTDIANEEGTKAEGFMNSEKTVTAIQKYVDLSTGQNRVSPTPQDTETMGGDSSMFMTDKLAMMVTGRWIKSDLDKSNVEYGSALIPKGPNGDRASIIAAAGWAMNSKTKHKEEAFELMKWLSGTDAQKLRSKDGLVLPATTTELEEVKATEEKDKPVIEMMSFARKPVTMRSANGPIFKDAFTQALEKILVGKMDVKSALDEAAKTADSKIK; this is translated from the coding sequence ATGAAAAAGAAATTGTCGATTACACTTGCAGCAGTGTTAAGTTCAGTTCTGCTCCTCTCCGCTTGTTCCACAGGCGGTAACACAGCAAATTCGGGCAACAGCTCTGCTGGTAATGGCGGCAGCAAAGAGAAAGTACATCTTACATTTACTACTTGGGGAGATGTAAACAGCAGCTCTAGCGAGCAGAAGCTGGCAGATGAATTTAATGCTTCTCACCCTAATATTGAAGTTAAATTTGAGCCAGTGCCTGGCGACGGTTATGCAACGAAGCTGACTACTTCGCTTGCTAGTGGTACTGCTCCTGACGTATTCCTGATTGGTGAAGGCGATTTCTATGCTTATGTAGATAAAGGCGTAGTTGAGCCGCTTGATGATTATGTTGCTAAGGATAGCTCTTTTGATCTGAAAATGTATCAGCAGGACCTGATCGATATGGAACGCATCAACGACAAGCTGTACTACTTGCCTAAAGATTTCAATCCACTCGCTCTGTGGTATAACAAGCGTATCTTTGATGAAGCTGGCATTGCTTATCCTAGCGATGAATGGACTTGGGACGATTTGATCGCGACAGCACAGAAGCTGACCAAGCAAGAGAACAATAAATATACGCAATTCGGCTTTAACGCTGGAACTTGGGAATACCCGATCTACACTTATCTGTGGGCATATGGAACTGACATTGCCAACGAAGAAGGTACTAAAGCTGAAGGCTTCATGAACAGTGAAAAGACAGTAACTGCGATACAGAAATACGTAGACCTGTCGACGGGTCAGAACAGAGTATCCCCAACACCGCAAGATACGGAAACAATGGGTGGAGACTCCTCCATGTTCATGACCGACAAGCTGGCTATGATGGTTACAGGACGTTGGATCAAGTCCGACTTGGATAAATCGAATGTTGAATACGGTTCCGCTCTGATTCCAAAAGGTCCGAACGGCGACCGCGCAAGCATTATCGCTGCAGCAGGCTGGGCAATGAACTCTAAGACGAAGCATAAAGAAGAAGCTTTCGAACTGATGAAATGGTTGTCCGGTACCGATGCTCAGAAGCTTCGTTCCAAAGACGGTCTAGTATTGCCAGCTACTACAACTGAACTTGAAGAAGTTAAGGCAACTGAAGAGAAAGATAAGCCAGTCATTGAAATGATGAGCTTTGCTCGCAAGCCGGTAACCATGCGTTCTGCTAACGGTCCAATCTTCAAAGATGCATTTACTCAAGCCCTTGAGAAAATTCTGGTTGGTAAGATGGATGTGAAGAGCGCGCTTGATGAAGCGGCCAAAACTGCGGACTCTAAAATTAAGTAA
- a CDS encoding MATE family efflux transporter: MNEESTLEKADQTKLILNEKLYKVMIRLSWPAIIAMVLYGLNAVISAFFVGRYVGENALAGVSVAYPLSQISAGLGSLIGVGAGSVLSIAIGRQDKSTQKRLLGNVNCLALIVTGIYMILGLVFSTQFIKMMGGEGEALFFGDQYFRITVLCSFFWIYGLAANMIIRAEGKMKSAALLMAIGLVADVAFHYILVVLLNLGVEGAAWATNIGMIVYTLLGWIYFKGGFSSFKTSTFAFYWNGSILKSITNLGMSSLIMNIMNLVQAVIVFNALAKYGTTLDIAFYGVVFRIFTFLLTPIFGLMRALQPVIGINYGARQYDRVISSYKVFTFASMLLTLPFWILSMVAPQFILGMMLPDQAFTGAQFLHFRIYMAILPLLSSIFMAMTFFPSINKGRPAVLIGIARQLVFYVPVMLLLPRVLGVSGIYYGSLGIDTIIVLWTVIMVRQEFIALRAAKAEDSEAAGQLSCT, from the coding sequence TTGAATGAGGAAAGTACATTAGAGAAGGCTGATCAAACGAAGCTCATATTAAATGAGAAGCTATACAAAGTCATGATTAGATTATCCTGGCCAGCTATCATCGCTATGGTCTTATATGGCTTAAATGCCGTCATTTCAGCCTTTTTTGTTGGTAGATATGTTGGCGAGAACGCATTAGCCGGCGTCTCGGTAGCCTATCCGCTAAGCCAGATCAGTGCAGGATTAGGCTCTCTTATCGGGGTCGGAGCAGGATCCGTATTAAGCATTGCTATCGGTCGTCAGGACAAGAGCACCCAGAAGCGACTGCTTGGAAATGTTAATTGCCTCGCTCTAATTGTCACAGGCATCTATATGATCCTTGGTCTGGTCTTCTCTACACAATTCATCAAAATGATGGGTGGAGAAGGCGAAGCATTATTTTTCGGCGATCAGTATTTTCGAATCACAGTCCTCTGCTCATTCTTCTGGATCTATGGCCTGGCCGCTAACATGATCATACGGGCAGAAGGCAAGATGAAATCCGCGGCTTTGCTGATGGCGATCGGCCTGGTAGCTGACGTTGCGTTTCATTATATTCTTGTCGTTCTTCTTAATCTGGGGGTAGAGGGTGCAGCATGGGCCACCAACATCGGCATGATTGTATATACGCTGTTGGGCTGGATTTATTTTAAGGGCGGATTCTCTTCCTTTAAGACGAGCACGTTCGCCTTTTATTGGAATGGTTCTATTCTTAAATCGATCACAAATCTGGGAATGTCCTCGCTGATCATGAACATTATGAATTTAGTGCAGGCCGTCATCGTATTCAACGCTCTTGCCAAATACGGTACAACGCTCGATATCGCTTTCTACGGGGTCGTATTCCGTATATTCACTTTCCTGCTCACGCCAATCTTCGGTCTAATGCGCGCACTTCAGCCTGTTATCGGAATAAACTATGGCGCTAGACAGTATGACCGGGTCATTAGCTCGTATAAAGTCTTCACATTCGCCTCAATGTTGTTAACCTTGCCATTCTGGATCCTTTCAATGGTCGCTCCGCAGTTCATTCTGGGAATGATGCTGCCCGATCAAGCTTTCACAGGGGCCCAATTCTTGCATTTCCGAATTTATATGGCCATTTTGCCCCTCTTATCTTCGATCTTCATGGCAATGACCTTCTTCCCTTCTATTAATAAGGGAAGACCGGCCGTGCTCATCGGGATTGCCAGACAACTGGTGTTCTATGTTCCAGTAATGCTGCTGCTCCCCAGAGTATTAGGCGTATCCGGTATTTATTACGGCTCGCTTGGCATTGATACAATCATCGTACTATGGACCGTGATTATGGTCAGACAGGAATTCATAGCTCTGAGAGCAGCAAAAGCTGAGGACTCCGAAGCAGCAGGACAGCTCAGTTGTACTTAA
- a CDS encoding carbohydrate ABC transporter permease → MQTSLRKFNLSQWLALLILIAGSAIVLVPLLWTVSTSLKTPAEVFGNSFFPQKWIWSNYSDAVRAIPFFLFLRNTLIILVPVMIGTVFTGALCAYGFARFNFRGKQTLFLILLATMMLPSQVTLIPTFLLFKQVGLTNSFLPLILPAFFGGLGGGAFNIFLIRQFMRGIPRELDESAFVDGANRWQIFIRIMAPLSKAPLIAVSIFTFMGVWNDFQGPLIYLNSNEKYTLALGLSMFKGMYNVEWNMLMAATILIMLPALILFFIAQKYFIEGISISSAIKG, encoded by the coding sequence ATGCAAACTTCACTTAGAAAATTCAATCTATCCCAGTGGCTCGCTCTTCTTATTCTGATCGCGGGCTCGGCCATTGTACTGGTACCGCTGCTGTGGACAGTATCTACATCATTAAAGACACCGGCTGAAGTGTTCGGCAATTCTTTCTTTCCACAGAAATGGATCTGGTCTAACTATTCGGATGCAGTTCGTGCAATTCCGTTCTTTTTGTTCCTTCGCAATACGTTGATTATTCTCGTTCCTGTTATGATTGGGACCGTATTTACAGGTGCTCTTTGTGCTTATGGATTTGCACGCTTCAATTTCCGCGGCAAGCAGACCCTATTCCTGATCTTGCTGGCTACAATGATGCTGCCAAGCCAGGTAACATTGATTCCAACCTTCTTGCTCTTTAAACAAGTAGGCTTAACGAATTCCTTCCTGCCTTTGATTCTGCCAGCATTTTTTGGTGGACTTGGTGGAGGAGCATTTAACATCTTCTTGATTCGTCAGTTCATGCGCGGTATTCCACGCGAGCTGGATGAGTCGGCATTTGTAGACGGAGCGAACCGTTGGCAAATTTTCATTCGGATTATGGCTCCTCTCTCGAAGGCTCCGCTGATTGCGGTATCGATCTTCACCTTTATGGGCGTATGGAACGACTTCCAAGGACCATTGATTTATTTGAACTCCAATGAAAAGTATACGCTGGCACTCGGCTTGTCCATGTTCAAAGGGATGTATAATGTCGAGTGGAACATGCTGATGGCTGCGACGATTCTCATTATGCTGCCGGCATTGATTCTGTTCTTTATTGCGCAAAAATATTTCATTGAAGGCATTTCGATTTCTTCGGCTATAAAAGGCTGA
- a CDS encoding carbohydrate ABC transporter permease, with protein MNNSKSDRAGYLFILPWLLGLIIFTLGPMIFSLILSFSKWDVITGVESIQYVGLDNFKAIFHDPLFYQSLKVTFIFALVSVPLFQVASILIAVLLNMRSRGMKFFRLIYFMPSVIPAVATSMMWVMIFNPEYGILNEALGWFGIQGPAWLQDPNYALGALIVMGLWGVGNTIIIYLSGLQGVPEDLYEAGELDGAGIFRRFFSITLPLITPTIFFNLIMGIIGGFQYFTQAFVMTNGGPLNSTLFYNLYLYNKAFIEFDMGYASALSWILFIIILLFTLLVIRSSSFWVYYQGDDRD; from the coding sequence ATGAATAATTCCAAATCGGATCGGGCGGGGTACTTGTTTATTCTTCCGTGGCTATTGGGACTTATCATTTTCACGCTTGGGCCGATGATCTTTTCGCTGATTCTATCCTTCAGCAAATGGGATGTTATCACCGGCGTTGAATCTATTCAATATGTGGGACTGGACAATTTTAAAGCCATTTTCCATGATCCACTGTTCTATCAATCTCTAAAAGTTACCTTTATTTTTGCATTGGTGTCTGTACCGCTGTTCCAGGTCGCTTCGATACTAATCGCCGTACTGCTCAATATGCGTTCACGCGGAATGAAGTTCTTCCGCCTTATTTACTTTATGCCGTCTGTAATTCCAGCTGTTGCCACTTCGATGATGTGGGTCATGATCTTCAACCCGGAATACGGAATTCTGAACGAGGCGCTAGGCTGGTTCGGCATTCAAGGTCCAGCTTGGCTCCAAGATCCGAACTATGCGCTCGGCGCGCTGATCGTTATGGGTCTGTGGGGAGTCGGCAACACGATCATTATTTATTTATCTGGTCTTCAAGGGGTGCCTGAGGACTTGTATGAGGCCGGAGAGCTTGATGGTGCCGGTATATTCCGCCGTTTCTTCAGCATTACTCTGCCGCTGATTACTCCGACTATATTCTTCAATCTGATTATGGGGATTATCGGTGGATTCCAATACTTTACCCAGGCGTTCGTTATGACGAATGGCGGTCCGCTCAATTCAACCTTGTTCTACAATCTGTATTTGTACAACAAAGCGTTTATCGAATTCGATATGGGTTACGCGTCCGCACTCTCCTGGATATTGTTTATTATCATTCTATTATTCACGCTTCTGGTTATCCGCAGCTCGTCCTTCTGGGTATATTACCAGGGCGATGATCGAGACTAA
- a CDS encoding helix-turn-helix domain-containing protein, whose amino-acid sequence MGNILDKLFLPYLSGIGLMPVEKEHNFKRSGYCYCLAPTEGRGYYWIYPIDRWHAIAVCDLVFYRDISFLCEHPASLSLGYYESPLAHLICSRKASRTENLIACMGNESIHRETFQKNMPIRGVSINLLPEFYQEILPTKYSEDFQALPTICTRLDGTGTIPEVEQILKQIRASKPTDHFARMYYEGKVLEIISLVMQWGTNELMVHAAHEIPGKDLEALARVKTHVERYYAEQIPLAHLTRLACMSSSKLTSYFKRAYGLTITEYVQIIRTDRAKRMLLDSAKGVGEIACDVGYQRHASFSEVFKRITGLTPNEFRRRSKL is encoded by the coding sequence TTGGGGAACATATTGGATAAGCTGTTTCTGCCCTATTTGTCCGGGATCGGGCTGATGCCTGTGGAGAAGGAGCATAACTTCAAACGCAGCGGTTATTGCTATTGCCTTGCCCCGACAGAAGGAAGAGGGTACTACTGGATATATCCCATAGATCGCTGGCACGCGATCGCCGTATGCGACCTTGTATTTTATCGTGACATATCCTTTCTATGCGAGCACCCAGCATCCTTAAGTCTAGGGTATTATGAATCACCGTTGGCCCATCTGATTTGCAGCAGGAAGGCTTCACGGACAGAGAATCTGATCGCCTGCATGGGTAATGAGAGTATACATAGAGAGACTTTTCAGAAGAATATGCCTATTCGGGGCGTTAGCATAAATTTGCTTCCAGAGTTCTACCAAGAGATTCTGCCGACAAAATATTCAGAGGATTTCCAGGCTTTACCTACGATCTGCACAAGGCTCGACGGAACGGGAACCATCCCGGAGGTGGAACAGATATTAAAGCAAATTCGCGCTTCTAAGCCGACAGATCATTTTGCGCGAATGTATTATGAAGGCAAGGTTCTGGAGATTATTTCACTGGTGATGCAGTGGGGAACGAATGAGCTTATGGTCCATGCTGCTCATGAAATCCCCGGTAAGGATTTGGAGGCCTTGGCCAGGGTAAAGACCCATGTTGAACGGTATTATGCTGAACAGATCCCGTTGGCGCATCTCACAAGACTCGCTTGTATGAGCTCAAGTAAATTAACCAGCTATTTCAAACGGGCTTATGGATTAACGATTACCGAGTATGTACAGATAATCCGTACGGACAGAGCGAAGCGAATGCTGCTGGATTCAGCGAAGGGAGTTGGAGAAATTGCCTGCGATGTAGGGTATCAGAGGCATGCCAGCTTCTCCGAAGTGTTCAAACGGATAACTGGACTAAC
- a CDS encoding glycogen debranching protein encodes MEEMKVKVAGINSKHPFNLYYNGGEYVKICGTQDGYFPDFGHHVANEMGGIWLHPVKLLDGFWLKLTDTKRNISVWSRADGFTSEPWGSRFQYDHGLSYIPIAMERTQFAPEQVKGMTAGYELRHYGEGELHLKVELLARTDLRAVWYSDEVGVRKGAGDQATVLNPREVLVRDPENDWFVQVGTDLAGDQLEVGSELYGPEFTAGAGCGIAFRTELTIPAGESRRFNLFVAGSYVSAEECADSYRRLAAHHQELLVEKQELYNAVADRAKLTIEGEADWNDVFAWAKWNNQWLIQKVDGIGRALTAGGPTYPWWFGCDNTYSLQGVLAIGDPQLAKDTLNLLLQKSEEVNGNGRFIHEVTTLGAVSNPGNTQETAHYIAFVWDLFRWTGDEELLRRHYAYCVKGIDWLLEEMDPDHDLFPSGYGIIEIAGLNMELIDSAVYTAKALQSMAEMSAYLQDAAAESKYSELATRCIDAINRSFWQEDEGLYADAVAPASDVAPKVDYLVSLAEGQGVTGYREYVEGLLAKATNGGTADSDHGWLLNKNWVIVTPMEAGIAEPNKARRALDNMRNDTFIGEYGTYLSGTFQQGTMTISTGVHAVAEAANGNADAALDLLNRMRRSFSRVLPGSFSEMSPDYGCVVQAWTIYALAVPFIRHFFGVAPFAARQELNLRPQLPSAWRGKACTLERLVIADAEFDLSLTEQDGVLTGQIRNDAGWTVTVEWNGQTISSTEKLIELNM; translated from the coding sequence ATGGAGGAGATGAAGGTGAAGGTAGCTGGCATTAACAGCAAACATCCATTCAACTTATATTATAACGGCGGAGAATACGTCAAAATTTGTGGTACACAGGACGGGTACTTTCCGGATTTCGGCCATCATGTGGCTAATGAAATGGGCGGGATCTGGCTGCATCCGGTTAAACTTCTCGACGGCTTCTGGTTGAAGCTCACCGATACCAAACGGAATATTTCCGTCTGGTCCCGGGCTGATGGCTTTACAAGCGAGCCGTGGGGCAGTCGGTTCCAATACGACCATGGCCTCAGTTATATACCTATAGCTATGGAACGTACACAGTTTGCGCCTGAACAAGTGAAAGGCATGACTGCAGGATATGAGCTTCGTCATTATGGAGAAGGGGAACTTCATCTGAAGGTAGAACTGCTCGCGCGCACTGATCTGCGGGCGGTTTGGTACTCTGATGAGGTCGGTGTCCGTAAGGGGGCTGGAGACCAAGCTACCGTGTTGAATCCGCGTGAAGTGCTTGTTCGCGATCCTGAGAATGACTGGTTCGTGCAAGTTGGTACGGATTTGGCGGGGGATCAATTGGAGGTTGGATCCGAGCTGTATGGTCCGGAATTCACTGCCGGAGCGGGCTGCGGGATTGCCTTCCGAACCGAGTTGACGATCCCGGCCGGCGAGAGCCGCCGCTTCAATCTGTTCGTTGCTGGTTCCTATGTGTCCGCAGAAGAATGTGCGGACTCATATCGTCGGCTTGCTGCGCATCATCAAGAGCTTCTTGTTGAGAAGCAAGAGTTGTACAATGCCGTGGCAGATCGGGCCAAGCTTACGATCGAGGGGGAAGCAGACTGGAACGATGTCTTCGCCTGGGCAAAATGGAATAACCAATGGTTGATCCAGAAGGTAGATGGGATCGGGCGTGCTCTGACTGCTGGCGGACCGACATATCCTTGGTGGTTCGGCTGTGACAATACCTATTCCTTGCAAGGTGTACTAGCAATTGGCGATCCACAGCTTGCCAAGGACACACTGAATTTACTGCTGCAAAAATCCGAAGAGGTTAACGGCAATGGACGCTTCATCCATGAGGTAACGACACTTGGCGCTGTATCCAACCCGGGCAATACACAGGAGACAGCGCATTATATCGCCTTTGTCTGGGATTTGTTCCGCTGGACTGGGGATGAAGAGCTGCTGCGCCGTCATTATGCTTATTGTGTAAAAGGCATCGATTGGCTGCTAGAGGAGATGGACCCGGATCATGATCTATTCCCTTCTGGTTACGGCATTATTGAAATCGCTGGCCTGAATATGGAGCTCATCGACAGCGCTGTCTATACGGCGAAAGCTCTACAATCTATGGCTGAAATGAGCGCATATTTGCAGGACGCTGCGGCAGAGAGCAAGTATAGCGAGCTAGCAACGCGCTGCATAGATGCGATCAATCGCTCATTCTGGCAAGAGGATGAAGGCTTGTATGCCGATGCAGTCGCACCGGCTAGCGATGTAGCACCGAAGGTGGATTACCTTGTCTCGCTTGCCGAAGGGCAGGGTGTGACCGGCTATCGCGAGTATGTAGAAGGTCTACTTGCTAAAGCTACCAATGGCGGAACTGCCGACTCGGATCACGGTTGGCTACTGAACAAGAACTGGGTTATTGTAACCCCGATGGAAGCGGGAATTGCAGAGCCTAATAAGGCGCGTAGAGCGCTGGATAATATGCGTAACGATACATTTATCGGTGAATACGGTACGTATTTGTCCGGAACATTCCAGCAAGGTACAATGACGATCTCTACCGGGGTACATGCAGTAGCTGAGGCAGCTAACGGAAATGCCGATGCCGCGCTTGATCTCTTGAATCGGATGCGCCGCAGCTTCTCACGCGTCCTTCCAGGTTCCTTCTCTGAGATGTCACCTGATTATGGCTGTGTTGTGCAGGCTTGGACAATCTATGCATTGGCTGTACCGTTTATACGGCATTTCTTCGGCGTAGCACCGTTCGCTGCCCGTCAAGAATTGAATTTGCGGCCACAGCTGCCTTCAGCTTGGAGGGGTAAAGCATGCACGCTGGAGCGTCTGGTTATCGCCGATGCTGAATTTGATCTGTCTCTGACAGAACAAGACGGCGTCCTAACTGGACAAATTCGCAATGATGCCGGGTGGACTGTCACTGTGGAATGGAATGGACAGACGATTTCGAGTACAGAGAAACTCATTGAACTTAACATGTAA